A single Sander lucioperca isolate FBNREF2018 chromosome 24, SLUC_FBN_1.2, whole genome shotgun sequence DNA region contains:
- the LOC116044689 gene encoding uncharacterized protein LOC116044689 isoform X1 yields MAEEGSVYELEGLEKQLESLLTRYSSDELRANSKLFCSDFCKLVEEYASRWQVPLPQLRILEIALCYFARACTFFPSNCDHVLHTLSSLALSLFELLLFFDQKDFHQEPLKQFTVTFQECHQLALGRLQNVHLLQVERLVRGGGPWAVPALQAILSESNLPQSEVDGCISSEMPVFFELRVHYLLSCERVSEAMALAKCCARNPTAGQHLFFLQVYLTWLFKTSQHDLLHKEVAELNGKDAIHIICSLECEEKDELLLALSRAFLSQQLRRGDMYYLCDLVFIWSKLHSRLNTSKNALLGESHQLMLSATNVNSIFPFIRAILQELGEDGIQFCVELCANALGSCLPCDVITKSLIYKTIAGLLPNDLEVCRACALLVFFLERTVEAYKMVYLLYMHPDQEYHVEYSPIRNHVRFETLQVLKKDLYFDPEFWNLIALRTNCLKLMSEKVVSGALEEIMEDKWIPSYCTKEAASRLSTAACQKGSKETAAKKRHHKEDRHHKKDTDTASKRLKMGPGKTRPNVDHTVKKKGNRGSSSSAEPLRRSFWQLDRLQDNVAVRHGELKRTTRLSEKNPPKRRIRKPKWLLEDSGNLGENNVLPKMKKHGLKHQKHHGSSVVKRSETGELKNNAKHKPSVNSHLMARKNNRKHQKGFLLGPLKPATPPQVILELSLPDNELMGTFTEDTLNRQRGLPQVLLYRPTVKVPAASQPVKTVQRKEVILRARDAAMFVQQLHCYARRQKGKGNRLNVQGSVSTITRSSVQGSPPKDPHRKLCKKPAAEMKGGITSRTPAAEVTQSPALETVLQVQTKKTVSRKTFSGGELSKQSAAEMEATSASKTLAATEASAEKLCEESAVEMKVIIASKAAKVTQSPGLDKVSKDQTVKDTSKTTTSAADNSQMVVTDNIPPVSIMANISNVGSFEPTSSQSQDVLRDRKQDLKSLSSQAETGRNFVAQDKADIPEVLNISEVDVTDVFPKLSKGYMPCENDPSGGTVVTTNTPTDQDSINNISALTLVTEMVTELAPAAVDLENHKRPAPEDSSSKESTAGSKSTTASKSRAGRKSTAGNSSQVPHRLRTASSCSVVADVQGKEEGTQDIGPETPENSKLLESEESKLEYCCTFCNKVFKGSRVVAHAMFHYRKDECMFCRTMFKDDLLAMMHLSDHIEKLKRSKESAGNTQENWVSETKDIATPKTSAKAKTTNVSSGGRSSGRTRQPATDGLKLISLPDSTPSGSRKLRSNDKPVDRQSLHEKKQNVSKHLNNKSPVHKVNGHIGKKKRLGRPKKDTVNSEAKQPLAQEELSQVRSNDEAENPRLQKKTDIEMDSSATSVHVDKTLGCFTEDKMKETKSLQVLKTATKHSGKVVEEKNVEPQERVCCPVEGCAWITDLSKNRVALLYHALEDHYGEVKPLELAFRVGNSKCSSCMRVMWSFDHFQHHVERHRLTPRHPCLHQGCTARFKTGMEMRRHARRHSPLQAVCCRPGCSQLFICLWALNLHEREHYASQPTKPDKNTNRQTGDKHDNTPGAKKQPDHRPQDATATTTVNKSVSVKAAHKLREEALHNSSTGKPVQAPSPTTVSGSLLLKERNATKDSHVLKNLSNKDTSTQPTGPNLRLRQTLRKDKVTNTTESHKVISSSLLKHNIKVRHKLKKKQVKVNTKGPKRRGRPPKSKEAVHDENTTTGQNNPAVIDKTAPLASPTKAAETSNVSNESKEEEKSQPVQDGVKSTETSISESKSKKSTIKQMKKKFVKQKGISHTSTAIVTANSLNQSISTTSADNTHKSTADKMKKLHKVKKRSAPKENSSQTASSDSSKSKKHKVTNGKATAKIVKKKCPLKEPESVWKKPAKSISDVQQVEAKASAGAESCADEEGKVNTENTDSTQSRSGKSVCAVPANSLNVTPRTTSEKTQKVTKEEKLKKSHVKKEGKKEKSSHSASSDSGKTNKKNKYINKKGDMKTLKERRPCKDASTTSALKKKAKSKSVEQQVEAKAAAKESSPDVEGKAKEGPTDATHDGSGSITPAAKSEKPHVAKISDTSKANKKRKHVHKEGDTKIVRKKCKGQGASSASRKPAKSQTKIQPLAEGKAEAVGSAVGEEGETLEETPHSTISRAGYAVVTNGQATREDVESTVFKSALEEYSKRPFMRLPPTAYLDEKYITMPKRRKALSFFQSSPRSPPSPQQTYVATARQRQRCANCFATFNSAEDLQSHLQLQKCSNIFGFDSDDEGNS; encoded by the exons ATGGCGGAGGAGGGCAGTGTGTACGAGTTAGAGGGGCTCGAAAAACAATTAGAGAGTTTGTTGACCCGCTACTCAAGTGATGAATTGCGAGCCAATAGTAAACTGTTCTGCTCCGACTTTTGCAAG CTAGTGGAGGAGTATGCCTCTCGCTGGCAGGTGCCGCTGCCTCAGCTCAGGATCCTTGAGATAGCTCTCTGCTATTTCGCTCGAGCCTGCACCTTCTTTCCATCAAACTGTGATCATGTGCTCCACACACTCAGTAGTCTGGCTTT GAGTCTTTTTGAGTTGCTGCTGTTCTTTGACCAGAAGGACTTCCACCAGGAGCCACTGAAACAGTTCACCGTTACATTCCAG GAATGTCACCAGTTGGCCCTTGGGAGGCTTCAGAATGTCCACTTACTTCAGGTGGAGCGTTTGGTTCGGGGCGGCGGGCCCTGGGCCGTCCCAGCCCTACAGGCAATCCTCAGTGAGTCCAATTTACCTCAGAGTGAAG TGGATGGGTGCATCAGCTCCGAGATGCCGGTGTTCTTTGAGCTCCGGGTGCACTACCTGTTATCCTGTGAGCGGGTCAGTGAGGCTATGGCCCTGGCTAAGTGTTGTGCTCGGAATCCCACAGCAGGACAACACTTGTTTTTCCTCCAGGTCTACCTCACGTGgcttttcaaaacttcacagCATGACCTCCTACATAAAGAG GTGGCTGAATTAAATGGTAAAGATGCGATTCACATCATCTGCAGTTTGGAGTGTGAGGAAAAGGACGAGTTGCTACTCGCCCTCAGTAGAGCCTTCCTCTCCCAGCAGCTTCGCAGGGGAGACATGTACTATTTGTG TGATCTTGTCTTCATATGGAGTAAACTTCATAGTCGGTTGAATACATCCAAGAACGCTCTCCTTGGGGAGAGTCATCAGCTGATGCTGTCTGCGACCAATGTCAACTCAATCTTCCCATTCATCAGAGCCATATTGCAAGAG CTGGGTGAAGATGGTATCCAGTTCTGCGTGGAGCTTTGTGCCAATGCTCTGGGGTCTTGCCTTCCCTGCGACGTCATCACAAAGTCCCTAATCTACAAAACGATAGCCGGCCTGCTACCCAATGACCTGGAGGTTTGCCGGGCATGTGCTCTTCTCGTCTTCTTCCTCGAACGCACTGTCGAGGCCTACAAGATGGTGTACCTTCTTTACATGCATCCTGATCAGGAGTACCACGTGGAGTACAGCCCCATCAGAAATCACGTTCGCTTTGAAACCCTGCAG GTCTTGAAGAAGGACTTGTATTTTGACCCAGAGTTTTGGAACCTCATTGCTTTGCGGACCAACTGTTTGAAGCTGATGAGTGAGAAGGTGGTCAGTGGGGCCCTAGAAGAAATCATGGAGGACAAATGGATCCCGAGCTACTGCACCAAAGAAGCTGCTTCCCGATTAAGCACGGCAGCATGTCAGAAAGGAAGTAAGGAGACGGCAGCTAAAAAGCGGCACCATAAAGAGGACAGACATCATAAAAAGGATACTGACACTGCATCCAAGAGATTAAAGATGGGTCCAGGCAAAACGCGGCCTAATGTTGACCACACTGTAAAGAAGAAAGGCAACCGAGGGTCATCATCATCAGCTGAACCTTTGAGGCGTTCATTTTGGCAGCTAGACAGGCTACAGGACAATGTAGCCGTTAGGCATGGGGAACTTAAACGCACGACACGACTCTCGGAGAAGAACCCACCGAAACGGAGGATTAGAAAACCCAAGTGGCTTCTGGAGGACTCAGGAAATCTTGGAGAGAATAATGTTCTTCCGAAGATGAAAAAGCATGGGTTGAAACATCAAAAGCACCACGGATCCTCTGTCGTAAAGAGGTCTGAAACGGGTGAGCTTAAGAACAATGCAAAACACAAACCTTCAGTAAACTCTCATTTAATGGCAAGGAAAAACAACCGCAAGCACCAGAAAGGGTTTTTGCTGGGCCCTCTAAAACCAGCCACCCCGCCACAAGTAATTCTTGAGCTCTCCCTACCAGACAATGAACTGATGGGAACGTTTACCGAGGACACTTTGAACAGACAGAGAGGTTTACCTCAAGTGCTTCTTTACAGACCTACGGTGAAGGTTCCTGCCGCATCACAACCCGTGAAGACTGTGCAGCGCAAAGAGGTGATTCTTAGAGCGCGGGATGCAGCTATGTTTGTACAACAGTTGCACTGTTATGCTCGGCGGCAGAAAGGAAAAGGTAATAGGCTGAACGTTCAAGGCTCGGTATCAACAATCACACGCTCCTCTGTGCAAGGAAGTCCTCCAAAAGATCCACACAGAAAGCTCTGTAAAAAGCCTGCCGCTGAGATGAAAGGTGGAATTACCTCTCGGACACCGGCAGCTGAAGTTACACAATCCCCAGCTTTAGAAACAGTCCTTCAAGTTCAAACTAAAAAAACTGTCTCACGAAAGACATTTTCAGGCGGAGAGCTCTCCAAACAGTCTGCTGCAGAGATGGAAGCTACCAGTGCGTCAAAGACATTAGCAGCAACTGAAGCTTCAGCAGAAAAACTCTGTGAAGAGTCTGCTGTTGAGATGAAAGTCATTATTGCCTCAAAAGCGGCTAAAGTGACTCAATCCCCAGGTTTAGATAAGGTCTCCAAAGATCAAACCGTTAAAGACACTTCAAAAACCACAACTTCAGCTGCGGACAACAGTCAGATGGTAGTTACTGATAACATCCCTCCAGTCTCAATTATGGCCAACATTTCAAACGTTGGATCTTTTGAGCCCACATCCTCGCAGTCTCAAGATGTTCTTAGAGATAGAAAACAAGATCTGAAGTCACTCTCTTCTCAGGCTGAAACAGGCAGAAATTTTGTAGCCCAAGATAAAGCAGACATCCCAGAAGTGCTCAACATTTCTGAGGTGGACGTCACAGATGTTTTCCCCAAACTCTCAAAAGGATATATGCCTTGTGAAAATGACCCAAGCGGAGGAACAGTGGTCACTACTAATACACCTACAGATCAGGACAGTATAAATAACATATCTGCTCTGACATTAGTAACAGAAATGGTTACTGAACTTGCACCTGCGGCAGTTGATCTGGAGAATCACAAACGGCCggctccagaggacagttcctCCAAGGAGTCAACAGCTGGAAGTAAGTCAACAACTGCAAGTAAGTCAAGAGCTGGAAGGAAATCTACAGCTGGAAATTCCTCGCAAGTTCCTCACAGATTGCGCACTGCATCCAGCTGCTCTGTAGTTGCTGATGTGCAAGGGAAGGAAGAGGGAACTCAGGATATTGGTCCAGAAACACCTGAGAACAGTAAACTACTAGAATCTGAGGAATCCAAGTTGGAGTACTGTTGTACATTCTGTAACAAGGTCTTTAAGGGAAGTCGGGTTGTGGCACATGCTATGTTCCATTATCGTAAAGATGAGTGCATGTTCTGTAGGACGATGTTCAAAGATGACCTCCTGGCCATGATGCACCTTTCTGACCATATTGAGAAGCTAAAGAGGAGCAAAGAGTCAGCTGGTAATACCCAAGAAAACTGGGTCTCTGAGACCAAAGATATCGCCACACCTAAGACCTCTGCCAAAGCTAAGACCACAAACGTGTCTTCTGGGGGCCGTAGCAGTGGGAGAACAAGGCAGCCTGCTACTGACGGTCTTAAATTAATAAGCCTTCCAGATTCAACACCATCTGGCTCCAGAAAGTTAAGATCCAATGACAAGCCAGTGGATCGTCAATCTTTacatgaaaagaaacaaaacgtGTCAAAGCACCTTAATAATAAATCTCCTGTTCACAAGGTAAATGGGCATATTGGCAAGAAGAAAAGGCTCGGCAGACCGAAAAAGGACACCGTGAACTCGGAAGCTAAGCAGCCACTTGCACAGGAGGAGCTCTCTCAAGTAAGATCAAATGATGAAGCTGAGAATCCCaggttgcaaaaaaaaacagatatagAGATGGATTCCTCTGCAACATCAGTACATGTAGACAAAACGTTGGGCTGTTTCACTGAAGATAAAATGAAGGAGACCAAATCTCTGCAGGTCCTGAAGACGGCCACGAAACACAGTGGGAAAGTTGTCGAGGAGAAAAATGTAGAGCCACAAGAGAGAGTCTGCTGTCCTGTGGAGGGTTGCGCTTGGATTACAGACCTGTCGAAAAACCGCGTTGCACTCCTCTACCATGCTCTTGAAGATCACTACGGCGAAGTCAAACCTTTAGAACTGGCGTTCCGTGTGGGAAACAGCAAATGTAGTAGTTGCATGAGGGTTATGTGGAGTTTCGATCATTTTCAGCACCACGTTGAAAGACACAGACTCACTCCGCGGCATCCCTGCCTTCATCAGGGTTGTACTGCCCGGTTCAAAACTGGAATGGAAATGAGACGCCACGCCAGGAGGCACAGTCCGCTGCAGGCAGTGTGCTGCCGCCCTGGTTGTTCTCAACTATTTATTTGTCTCTGGGCACTGAACCTCCATGAAAGAGAGCACTATGCTTCCCAACCCACTAAACCAGACAAGAACACAAATCGGCAAACGGGTGACAAACATGATAACACGCCAGGTGCTAAGAAACAACCGGATCATAGGCCGCAAGATGCAACTGCTACCACTACTGTAAATAAGAGCGTGAGTGTAAAGGCTGCTCATAAATTAAGAGAAGAAGCGTTGCATAACTCGTCAACTGGGAAACCTGTTCAGGCTCCTTCTCCCACCACTGTCAGTGGATCACTTCTGTTGAAAGAGAGAAATGCGACCAAGGATTCACACGTCTTAAAGAATCTTTCTAACAAGGACACCTCCACACAGCCCACTGGCCCTAATCTGAGATTAAGGCAAACGTTAAGAAAAGATAAAGTAACAAATACAACGGAAAGTCACAAAGTCATCTCATCGTCGTTGTTAAAACACAATATCAAAGTAAGGCATAAGTTGAAGAAAAAACAGGTCAAAGTAAACACCAAAGGTCCTAAGAGAAGAGGGCGTCCTCCTAAGTCAAAGGAAGCTGTGCACGATGAAAACACTACTACTGGTCAAAACAATCCAGCGGTCATAGACAAAACGGCTCCACTTGCGAGCCCCACTAAAGCAGCAGAGACCTCGAATGTGAGCAACGagtcaaaagaagaagaaaagagccAGCCGGTCCAAGATGGAGTCAAAAGTACGGAAACGTCAATCAGTGAATCAAAGTCTAAGAAATCAACGATCAAGCAGATGAAGAAGAAATTTGTCAAACAAAAGGGCATTTCTCATACCTCCACAGCTATTGTGACCGCTAACAgcttaaatcaatcaatcagcaCCACCTcagcagacaacacacacaagtcgACAGCTGACAAAATGAAGAAGCTGCATAAAGTGAAAAAACGCTCCGCTCCTAAAGAGAACAGCAGTCAGACTGCTTCTTCAGACTCCAGCAAGTCAAAAAAGCACAAGGTTACAAATGGCAAAGCCACCGCAAAGATTGTTAAGAAAAAATGTCCCCTCAAAGAACCAGAATCTGTCTGGAAAAAGCCTGCCAAGTCCATATCTGATGTCCAGCAAGTTGAGGCCAAAGCATCAGCGGGAGCAGAAAGTTGTGCTGATGAGGAGGGAAAAGtgaacacagaaaacacagactcaACACAAAGCCGCTCTGGTAAATCTGTGTGTGCTGTCCCGGCtaacagtttaaatgtgacACCACGCACCACCTCGGAGAAAACGCAGAAGgtaacaaaagaagaaaaattgaAGAAATCACATGtgaaaaaagaaggaaagaaagaaaagagtagTCATAGTGCTTCTTCAGACTCGGGCAAGACTAATAAGAAGAACAAATATATCAATAAAAAAGGGGACATGAAAACGCTCAAGGAAAGGCGGCCGTGTAAAGATGCAAGCACAACCTCTGCCTTGAAAAAGAAAGCCAAGTCTAAATCAGTAGAGCAACAGGTTGAGGCTAAAGCAGCAGCAAAAGAAAGCTCGCCTGACGTGGAAGGAAAAGCAAAAGAAGGACCAACGGATGCAACGCATGACGGCTCTGGCTCTATCACCCCTGCCGCCAAATCCGAGAAACCTCACGTCGCGAAAATCTCAGACACCAGCAAGGCAAATAAGAAGCGCAAGCATGTTCATAAAGAAGGTGACACAAAGATTGTCAGGAAGAAATGCAAAGGCCAGGGTGCTTCATCAGCATCTAGGAAGCCTGCAAAGTCCCAAACTAAAATCCAACCGCTCGCTGAGGGGAAAGCCGAGGCAGTGGGGAGCGCTGTGGGCGAGGAGGGAGAAACTTTAGAGGAAACGCCACATTCTACAATTAGCAGGGCTGGTTACGCTGTAGTGACGAACGGACAAGCGACAAGAGAGGATGTTGAATCTACAGTGTTTAAGAGCGCTCTGGAAGAGTATAGTAAGAGGCCATTCATGCGCCTGCCGCCTACAGCGTACTTGGATGAGAAGTACATTACCATGCCAAAACGAAGGAAGGCGCTGTCGTTTTTCCAGTCGTCTCCGAGAAGCCCCCCCTCTCCTCAGCAGACCTACGTTGCGACGGCTCGGCAGAGACAACGATGCGCCAACTGTTTTGCTACTTTCAACAGTGCCGAGGATCTACAGAGTCATCTCCAACTGCAGAAGTGCTCAAACATCTTTGGATTTGACTCTGATGACGAGG gCAACAGTTGA